One Pseudoalteromonas sp. UG3-2 DNA window includes the following coding sequences:
- the pabC gene encoding aminodeoxychorismate lyase: protein MQQQTQFPANDRGLSYGDGFFTTALIKHGKAQLWPFHRARLLECQQRLGFPVLPWQQLEQQLAEATAGIAQGVIKILITRGVGGRGYQAPERVTPVFNLQTFDYPEHYLRWQQQGISLAMSNIKLGLQPLLAGLKTLNRIEQVLVKQDAQQFSEEDVVVANINDHIIEASAANLIFIKQGNIYTPDLSLCGIRGVYLDYLSSQLKIHSQNVNLAELKQADAIYLCNSLMALVPVQRLQEKTFDIAKTRQLQQQFLQVKP from the coding sequence TTGCAGCAGCAAACCCAATTCCCAGCGAACGACCGTGGGCTCAGTTATGGCGATGGTTTTTTCACTACGGCGTTGATAAAACATGGTAAGGCACAACTTTGGCCATTTCATCGGGCCAGACTGTTAGAGTGCCAACAGCGCTTAGGCTTTCCGGTGTTGCCATGGCAGCAACTAGAGCAACAACTTGCTGAAGCCACCGCAGGGATAGCGCAAGGGGTTATCAAGATCCTTATTACTCGTGGCGTAGGGGGCAGAGGCTACCAGGCACCAGAGCGCGTAACGCCAGTATTTAATCTGCAAACCTTTGACTACCCTGAGCATTATCTGCGTTGGCAACAACAGGGGATCAGTTTGGCGATGAGTAATATTAAACTTGGCTTGCAGCCATTACTGGCAGGGTTAAAAACCTTAAATCGCATAGAGCAGGTACTGGTTAAACAAGATGCTCAGCAATTTAGCGAAGAAGATGTGGTGGTGGCCAATATCAATGACCATATCATTGAAGCGTCGGCGGCCAACCTTATATTTATCAAACAAGGTAACATTTATACGCCTGATTTAAGCTTGTGTGGCATTCGCGGTGTTTATTTGGATTACCTCTCGAGTCAACTCAAGATTCACAGCCAGAACGTCAATTTAGCCGAATTAAAACAAGCAGATGCCATCTATCTTTGCAATAGCTTAATGGCTTTGGTTCCCGTGCAGCGACTGCAAGAAAAGACGTTCGATATCGCCAAGACTCGGCAGTTACAGCAGCAATTTTTACAGGTGAAACCATGA
- the mltG gene encoding endolytic transglycosylase MltG, with product MIKKLLVVLLLLIASATWWLLSVVEQMQSEKLLLDETYTEVKAGETFRRLCQRWQQVGAIESCLPYNLYSKLAPQQFALQSGVYQLKGKPVLEALAIIRRGQQHRFSFTIIEGEAIWTVTKKIAAAPYLNYDIDNLSEQLGLQQDSAEGWLYPDTYYYHGNDSALALLQRAHQKMQQVLAQQWQQRKPDLPLQSPYEALILASIVEKETGVDGERSKVASVFINRLRKGMRLQTDPTVIYGIGESFDGDIKRKDLRQMTPYNTYRIDGLPPTPIAMPSTAAIQAALNPQQTEYFYFVASGTGGHQFSKTLAEHNRAVQRYLKQQQQ from the coding sequence ATGATAAAAAAATTACTAGTAGTGCTGCTTTTGCTGATTGCATCCGCAACCTGGTGGTTGTTATCTGTGGTGGAGCAGATGCAAAGTGAAAAGTTACTGCTGGATGAAACCTACACTGAGGTAAAAGCAGGAGAAACCTTTCGCCGCTTATGTCAACGTTGGCAGCAGGTCGGGGCGATAGAAAGCTGCTTGCCTTACAATTTATACAGTAAACTGGCACCTCAGCAATTTGCATTGCAATCCGGTGTTTACCAGCTTAAAGGCAAGCCGGTTCTCGAGGCGTTAGCGATTATACGTCGTGGGCAGCAACACCGCTTTAGTTTTACTATCATTGAGGGAGAAGCCATTTGGACGGTGACCAAAAAAATCGCCGCTGCGCCTTATTTAAATTATGATATTGATAACCTCAGCGAGCAGTTAGGGCTTCAGCAAGACAGCGCTGAAGGCTGGCTGTACCCCGATACCTATTATTATCATGGCAACGACTCGGCATTGGCGTTATTGCAGCGAGCGCACCAAAAAATGCAACAGGTTTTAGCACAACAATGGCAACAACGAAAACCTGATCTACCATTGCAATCTCCTTATGAAGCGTTGATTTTAGCGTCGATTGTTGAAAAAGAAACAGGGGTGGATGGTGAGCGCAGCAAAGTCGCGTCAGTCTTTATTAATCGCCTTAGAAAAGGCATGCGCCTACAAACTGACCCAACCGTGATTTATGGCATTGGGGAGTCTTTTGACGGCGACATTAAACGCAAAGATCTGCGTCAGATGACGCCATACAACACTTATCGAATTGACGGTTTACCTCCCACGCCCATCGCCATGCCCTCGACAGCCGCGATCCAGGCCGCGTTAAATCCGCAGCAGACGGAATACTTTTATTTCGTCGCGTCGGGGACTGGGGGACATCAGTTTTCTAAAACCTTGGCCGAGCATAACCGTGCCGTGCAGCGCTACTT